The Lysobacter gummosus sequence CGGCCACGCCGTGGACTGGCAGTCCGACGGCCTGCAGGCGGCCAACGTATTGCGCTACCAGTCCTTCGACCTGATCGTGCTCGACATCGGTTTGCCGCGGCTCAACGGCCTGGGCCTGCTGGCCGGATTGCGCGAACGCGGCGACACCACGCCGGTGCTGATGCTGACCGCGCGCGACGGCATCGAGGACCGGGTCAAGGCGCTGGATTCGGGCGCCGACGATTACCTCAGCAAACCCTTCGATTTCCGCGAGTTCGAAGCGCGCTGCCGGGTGCTGCTGCGGCGCAACCGCGGCCAGGCCGCGGGCGTGGTGCAGATCGGTGCGCTGAGCTTCGACGCCGGAGCGCATCGCGTCACCCTCGACGGCGAAGCGATCGAAGTGCCCAATCGCGAATTCCGCCTGCTGGAAATCCTGATCGGCAAACTCGGGCGCGTGGTCAGCAAGGACGAGATCGGCAACGGCCTGTTCGGTTTCGACGACGAGGCCGGGCCGAACGCGATCGAGCTGTACGTCGGCCGCTTGCGCAAGCGCCTGGCGGCGGCGCCGCTGCGCATCGTGACCGTGCGCGGCGCCGGTTATCTGATCGAAGCGGCCGACGCGGCCGGCGCCGAGCCGCCCGGCGCGGAGCCCGCCGATGGCTGAGCCCGCGCGCACCGCGGCCGAACGCCGCGACTCCATCGGCAAGACCTTGCTGATCTATCTGGGCGTGCTGTCGCTGATCGGCGCGGTGCTGCTGTTCGCAGCCGCGCGCAGTTACGGCCGCGCCGCCGCGGATCGTTCCTACGACCACCTGCTGATCGCCTCGGCGCTGTCGATCGCCGACAGCGTGGCCCTGGTCGATGGCCAGTGGCAGGTGGATCTGCCCTATGCCGCGCTGGACCTGCTGGCGATGGCGCCGGAGGACCGCGTGTACTACCGCGTCGCCAGCCGCGAAGGCGCCACCATTACCGGTTACAGCGACCTGCCCGCGCCGCCGTCGCCGCCGCTGGACGGCAAGCCGCGGTTGTTCGATGCGATGTATCTGGGCGAGCGCACCCGCTTCGTCGCGGTGTCGCGCTGGGTCGCCGGGCCGTTCGCGCAGGGGCAGGCGATCGTGCAGGTGGGGCAGACGCGCATCGCCCGCGAAGCGCTGGCCGACGATGTGGTGTTGCGGGCGCTGGTGGCGATCATCGCGGCCTCATTGGCGGCGCTGGCGCTGGTGTGGGTCGGCGTGCACCGCGCGCTGCGCCCGGTGCAGAAACTCGAACGCGATCTGTCGCTGCGCGAGCCGTCCGATCTGCGGCCGGTGACCGGCGCGGTGCCGTTGGAACTCGATCAACTCGTCGGCGCGCTCAATCGCTTCATGGCGCGGCTGTCGGCCAGCAACGAAACCCTGCGCGCGTTCATGGGCGATGCCGCACACCAGATGCGCACGCCGCTGGCGGCGCTTCGCGCGCAGGCGCAGCTGGCGCTGGACGAAGACGATCCGGCCGAACAGCGCCGCAGCCTGGTGATGATCGAGCGCAACGCCAGCCACATGAGCCGGCTGTTGAATCAGCTGCTCAGCGACGCCAGCGCGATCCACCGCTCGCATCTGCAGCAGTTCGAAACCGTCGATCTGGCCGAGCTGCTGCACCAGGCGATCTTCGAATCGATCCCGCAATCGGGTCCGCGTCCGGACCTGCGCCTGGCCGCGACCAATCATCCGGTGCTGGTGCGCGGCGACGCGCTGCTGCTGCGCGAGGCGATCAAGAACCTGATCGACAACGCGCTCAAGCACGGCCAGCCGCACTCGGTGGATCGCAAGCATGTGGATCAAGGCGAGGGCGGGCCGTTGCAGATCGCGCTGACCGTGAGCGACGGGGAAGCCGTGCCGACCGCGGTGCTGACCGTCGCCGACCACGGCCCCGGCATCGCCGCGGCCGATGCGCAGACCGTATTCGAACGCTTCGCCCGCGGCCGCGATGCCGCCGACGGCGGCGCCGGCCTGGGGCTGGCGATCGTCAAGCGCATCGTGGACAGCCATGGCGGCCGGATCGACCTGTCCAATCGCGTCGGCGGCGGGCTGGTGGTGACGTTGCGGCTGCCGAGGGCTTTGTCGTGAGAGCGAGGAACGAGTTTGGAGGAGTGAGAAACGAGAAAAGGCCCGGGCGCTGGCGGTCATCCGCCGTGCGCCGCTTGTGCCTCTACTCATTTCTCACGCTTCTGCACTCGTTCCTCGCGGCCAGCGCCTGCGCCGCCCCCGGCGACATCCGCACCTTCCAATCCCCGCAACCCGCCACGGCCAGCCTGCGCATCCACGGCTCGACCGATATCGAGAACTTCGCCGCGGTCATCAACGACTACCAGCGTCTGAATCCCGGCACCGAAGTCGAGTACACCGATCTGGTCGCCCAGGACGTGTACGCGCGCCATCTCCAGGCCGGGCCGCGCGCCAGCGCCGATCTGCTGATCAGCAGCGGCATGGACCTGCAGACCAAGCTGGCCAACGACGGCCACGCCCTGGCCCATCGCTCGCCCGCCACCGCCGCGTTGCCGGCGTGGTCGCAGTGGCGCCACGAAGCCTTCGGCATCAGCTACGAACCGGTCGTCATCGTCTACAACAAGCGCCTGTTGCCGGCCGCGCAGGTGCCGCACACGCGCCGCCAGTTGCTGGCCCTGCTGCGCGATCCGGCGGCGAAGCTGTCCGGGCGGGTCGGCACCTACGATGTCGCCCGCAGCAGCGTGGGCTATCTGCTGGCGACCCAGGATCACCAACTCGGCAGCATGGCCGGCGCCTTGCAGGCCGCGCTGGGCGACAACCGGGTGGTGCTGGAGGAACGCACCGGGCCCTTGCTCGACCGGGTCGCCAAGGGCGAGCTGGCGCTGGCCTACAACGTGCTGGGCTCCTACGCACAGGCGCGGATCGACGCCGGCGCGCCGCTGGGCATCGTCCTGCCCGAGGACTACACCCTGGTGCTGCTGCGCACCGCGCTGATCCCGCGCACCGCCGCCAACGCCGCCGAGGCCGGGCGCTTTCTCGACTACCTGCTGTCGCCGCGCGGCCAGAGCATGCTGGCCCGGCATGTCGGCCTGCAGCCGGTGCTGCGCGCGAACGTGGCCGGCGACGGCACGCCGCTGGGACCGCAGGCCCGCGACGGCGCCCGGGTGCGGACGCTGCGGCCGATCCCGCTGGGGCCGGGCCTGCTGGTGTACCTGGACGCGCTCAAGCGCCGCCAGTTCCTCGACGCCTGGCGCAGCACGGTCCAGCCGCAGCGCAAGGCCGGGGCGGCGGCGCCGTGAGCGCCCATACGCGGGCGTCGGTTACGCGCGCCGCGGCGCCCGGCGGCTCCGGCCGGCCACTGGCGCAAAGACCGCGGCGAGCGTCGCGGTTACAACTGTGTACAACCCCAAAGTACTAATGAATGACGCCCGGCGGCCGCGCGAATCCGCCCTGACGATCCATTAGACTGCACCTTCACGCCATGTTCGCGCCCCTGCCACGGTAGCCCCCAAGCGATGTCCGACAACGATCTGAAAACCGCCGCGCTCGACTATCACCGCCTCAGCCCGCCGGGCAAGATCAAGGTCACCGCGACCAAGCCGATGGTCACCCAGCGCGACCTGGCCCTGGCCTATTCGCCGGGCGTGGCCTACGCCTGCGAGGCCATCGTCGATGACCCCAACGCCGCCAGCGAACTCACCGCGCGCGGCAACCTGGTCGCCGTCATCAGCAACGGCACCGCGGTGCTGGGCCTGGGCGACATCGGCCCGCTGGCCGGCAAGCCGGTGATGGAAGGCAAGGGCGTGCTGTTCCAGAAGTTCGCCGGCATCGACGTGTTCGACATCGAAATCGACGAACGCGATCCGGACAAGCTGGTGGACATCATCGCCTCGCTGGAGCCGACCTTCGGCGGCATCAACCTCGAGGACATCAAGGCGCCGGAATGCTTCATCGTCGAGCGCAAGCTGCGCGAGCGCATGAAGATCCCGGTGTTCCACGACGATCAGCACGGCACCGCGATCATCGTTGGCGCCGCGGTCTACAACGCCCTGGAAGTGGTCGGCAAGAAGATCGAAGACGTCAAGCTCGCCACCAGCGGCGCCGGCGCCGCCGGCATCGCCTGCCTGGACATGCTGGTCGCGCTGGGCATGAAGCCGGAGAACATCCTCGCGGTCGACCGCGACGGCGTGCTCTACACCGGCCGCGGCAACATGGACCCGGACAAGCAGCGCTACGCGCGCGACACCGACAAGCGCACCCTGGCCGACATCATCGCCGGCGCCGACGTGTTCCTGGGCCTGTCCGCCGGCGGCGTGCTCAAGCCGGAAATGGTCGCGACGATGGCCGACAAGCCGATCATCCTCGCCCTGGCCAATCCGTACCCGGAAATCCTGCCCGAAGACGCCAAGGCCGTGCGTCCGGACTGCATCATCGCCACCGGCCGTTCGGACTACCCGAACCAGGTCAACAACGCGCTGTGCTTCCCGTACATCTTCCGCGGCGCGCTCGATGTCGGCGCCACCGTCATCAACGAAGAAATGAAGCTGGCCTGCGTGCGCGCGATCGCGGCGCTGGCGCGCATGGAATCGTCCGACCTGGGCGGCGCCTACGGCGGCGAGGTCCCCACCTTCGGTTCCGAATACCTGATCCCGCGTCCGTTCGACCCGCGCCTGCTGGTGATGCTGGCCCCGGCCGTGGCCAAGGCGGCGATGGATTCGGGCGTGGCCCAGCGTCCGATCCTGGACATGGACGCCTACGAAGAAAAGCTCAGCCAGTACATCTACCGCACCGGCCTGTTGATGAAGCCGGTCTACGACCGCGCCCGCGCCGACCGCAAGCGCGTGGTCTACGCCGAAGGCGAGGAAGAAACCGTGCTGCGCGCGGTGCAGACGGTGATCGACGAAGAACTGGCCTATCCGATCCTGATCGGCCGCCCGGACGTCATCGACACCCGCATCAAGCGCCTGGGCCTGCGCATGCGCGAAGGCGTGGACTTCGAGTTGACCAACATCAACGACGATCCGCGCTTCAACGAATACTGGCAGCAGTACCACGCGCTGACCGAACGCCGCGGCGTGACCCCGGCGGCGGCGAAGAACCTGCTGCGCTCGCGTCCGACGCTGATCGCCGCGCTGATGGTCGAACGCGGCGAAGCCGACGCGATGATCTCGGGCCTTGTCGGCC is a genomic window containing:
- a CDS encoding response regulator transcription factor; translated protein: MRILLVEDNADLADAIVRRMRRNGHAVDWQSDGLQAANVLRYQSFDLIVLDIGLPRLNGLGLLAGLRERGDTTPVLMLTARDGIEDRVKALDSGADDYLSKPFDFREFEARCRVLLRRNRGQAAGVVQIGALSFDAGAHRVTLDGEAIEVPNREFRLLEILIGKLGRVVSKDEIGNGLFGFDDEAGPNAIELYVGRLRKRLAAAPLRIVTVRGAGYLIEAADAAGAEPPGAEPADG
- a CDS encoding sensor histidine kinase; translation: MAEPARTAAERRDSIGKTLLIYLGVLSLIGAVLLFAAARSYGRAAADRSYDHLLIASALSIADSVALVDGQWQVDLPYAALDLLAMAPEDRVYYRVASREGATITGYSDLPAPPSPPLDGKPRLFDAMYLGERTRFVAVSRWVAGPFAQGQAIVQVGQTRIAREALADDVVLRALVAIIAASLAALALVWVGVHRALRPVQKLERDLSLREPSDLRPVTGAVPLELDQLVGALNRFMARLSASNETLRAFMGDAAHQMRTPLAALRAQAQLALDEDDPAEQRRSLVMIERNASHMSRLLNQLLSDASAIHRSHLQQFETVDLAELLHQAIFESIPQSGPRPDLRLAATNHPVLVRGDALLLREAIKNLIDNALKHGQPHSVDRKHVDQGEGGPLQIALTVSDGEAVPTAVLTVADHGPGIAAADAQTVFERFARGRDAADGGAGLGLAIVKRIVDSHGGRIDLSNRVGGGLVVTLRLPRALS
- a CDS encoding ABC transporter substrate-binding protein; the encoded protein is MRRLCLYSFLTLLHSFLAASACAAPGDIRTFQSPQPATASLRIHGSTDIENFAAVINDYQRLNPGTEVEYTDLVAQDVYARHLQAGPRASADLLISSGMDLQTKLANDGHALAHRSPATAALPAWSQWRHEAFGISYEPVVIVYNKRLLPAAQVPHTRRQLLALLRDPAAKLSGRVGTYDVARSSVGYLLATQDHQLGSMAGALQAALGDNRVVLEERTGPLLDRVAKGELALAYNVLGSYAQARIDAGAPLGIVLPEDYTLVLLRTALIPRTAANAAEAGRFLDYLLSPRGQSMLARHVGLQPVLRANVAGDGTPLGPQARDGARVRTLRPIPLGPGLLVYLDALKRRQFLDAWRSTVQPQRKAGAAAP
- a CDS encoding NADP-dependent malic enzyme, with the protein product MSDNDLKTAALDYHRLSPPGKIKVTATKPMVTQRDLALAYSPGVAYACEAIVDDPNAASELTARGNLVAVISNGTAVLGLGDIGPLAGKPVMEGKGVLFQKFAGIDVFDIEIDERDPDKLVDIIASLEPTFGGINLEDIKAPECFIVERKLRERMKIPVFHDDQHGTAIIVGAAVYNALEVVGKKIEDVKLATSGAGAAGIACLDMLVALGMKPENILAVDRDGVLYTGRGNMDPDKQRYARDTDKRTLADIIAGADVFLGLSAGGVLKPEMVATMADKPIILALANPYPEILPEDAKAVRPDCIIATGRSDYPNQVNNALCFPYIFRGALDVGATVINEEMKLACVRAIAALARMESSDLGGAYGGEVPTFGSEYLIPRPFDPRLLVMLAPAVAKAAMDSGVAQRPILDMDAYEEKLSQYIYRTGLLMKPVYDRARADRKRVVYAEGEEETVLRAVQTVIDEELAYPILIGRPDVIDTRIKRLGLRMREGVDFELTNINDDPRFNEYWQQYHALTERRGVTPAAAKNLLRSRPTLIAALMVERGEADAMISGLVGRFHKKLGYMRSIFDFDPGVSGTSAMTGVINDQGAWFFLDTHVQVDPSAEQIAEATLQATYRLKLFGVEPKVALLSHSNYGSHDNPSAAKMRKVRQIVKQRQPKLEIDGEMQADTAWDDVLRKRIFPNATLHGRANLFVLPNLDAANITYNMVRVMTDGVAIGPILMGLDKPAHILTPASTPRRVVNMTAIAAVDAQIRALREADRKGLSELGGV